One window of Saccharicrinis carchari genomic DNA carries:
- the yihA gene encoding ribosome biogenesis GTP-binding protein YihA/YsxC has protein sequence MDIKKAEFLTSSSVPTQCPDPDRPEYAFIGRSNVGKSSLINMICNKSALAKTSSTPGKTQLINHFTINDTWYLVDLPGYGYAKVSKTQRKSFKLLIENYLRHRSNLMCLFVLVDSRHKPQNADLEFMRQMGEWGIPFVIVLTKLDKLKASEKEINIANYKKALLEEWEELPQIFVTSAKKGEGRDEILHFIDQVSQQW, from the coding sequence ATGGATATAAAAAAGGCCGAATTCCTCACATCCAGTTCAGTACCCACGCAGTGCCCCGACCCCGACAGGCCGGAGTACGCGTTTATAGGCCGCTCCAATGTGGGCAAGTCATCGCTCATTAACATGATATGCAATAAATCTGCACTTGCCAAAACCTCTTCTACCCCCGGAAAAACACAATTAATTAACCATTTTACGATTAACGATACCTGGTACTTGGTCGATTTGCCGGGCTATGGTTATGCCAAAGTATCCAAAACACAGCGAAAATCATTTAAGTTACTCATTGAGAACTACCTGCGCCATCGATCTAACTTGATGTGCTTATTTGTGTTGGTAGACAGCCGACACAAACCACAAAATGCCGACCTGGAGTTTATGCGGCAAATGGGCGAATGGGGAATTCCTTTCGTTATCGTCCTTACCAAGTTAGACAAACTCAAGGCATCAGAAAAGGAAATTAACATAGCTAATTATAAAAAAGCTTTGTTGGAAGAATGGGAGGAGTTACCGCAGATATTTGTTACATCGGCCAAAAAAGGCGAGGGACGAGATGAAATACTACACTTTATTGATCAGGTTAGTCAGCAATGGTAA
- a CDS encoding ribose-phosphate pyrophosphokinase, with amino-acid sequence MPPKAPIKIFSGSSSRYLTQKISNYSGRDLGKIKKLNFSDGEFAVAFQETIRGSHVFLIQSTFPPADNLLELLMMVDAAKRASAYKIVAVIPYFGLARQDRKDQPRVSVGAKLAADMLTAAGIDRLITMDLHADQIQGFFNLPVDHLYASSIFLPHIKNMNLDNLVVASPDVGGSKRANTYAKFLGVPMVICHKSRIKANVVDDMTIIGDVKDKNVIILDDMIDTAGTLTKAADMMKDSGAISVRAFTTHPVLSGAAYQTIANSSLEEVFVTDSIPLKQESEKIKVLSIAELLADTIEKVYYYKSISNQFLI; translated from the coding sequence ATGCCACCAAAAGCGCCGATTAAAATTTTCTCGGGATCCTCGTCCCGTTACCTCACCCAAAAAATTAGTAACTACTCCGGAAGAGATCTTGGAAAAATTAAAAAGTTAAATTTTAGCGATGGCGAATTTGCCGTAGCTTTTCAGGAAACGATTCGCGGTTCGCATGTCTTTTTAATTCAATCTACTTTTCCACCTGCCGATAACCTGTTGGAATTGCTGATGATGGTTGATGCCGCTAAAAGAGCATCGGCCTATAAAATAGTGGCCGTAATCCCATATTTTGGTTTGGCACGTCAGGATCGCAAAGATCAGCCACGCGTATCCGTTGGAGCTAAGCTGGCCGCCGATATGCTTACAGCTGCCGGTATAGACCGCCTTATAACGATGGATTTGCACGCAGACCAAATTCAAGGATTCTTTAATCTGCCGGTAGATCACCTGTATGCCTCATCGATATTTCTGCCTCATATAAAAAATATGAATTTAGATAATCTTGTGGTGGCGTCGCCCGATGTGGGAGGTAGCAAAAGAGCCAATACCTACGCCAAGTTTTTAGGGGTACCCATGGTTATTTGTCATAAATCAAGGATTAAAGCTAATGTGGTAGACGACATGACCATTATAGGTGATGTGAAGGATAAAAATGTAATTATATTAGACGATATGATTGATACGGCCGGTACCCTGACCAAGGCTGCTGATATGATGAAAGATTCCGGAGCTATTAGTGTTAGGGCATTTACAACACATCCTGTACTGTCAGGTGCAGCCTACCAAACCATAGCCAACTCATCGTTAGAGGAGGTATTTGTTACAGACTCTATTCCTTTAAAACAAGAATCGGAAAAAATAAAAGTATTATCTATTGCTGAGCTTTTGGCCGATACTATCGAAAAAGTTTACTATTATAAATCCATTAGCAATCAATTTCTAATATAA
- a CDS encoding S41 family peptidase, translating into MNIFKKQSRIKWIVGSLIVLVVGGSLVGFANNDKRNFSIVKNLDIYYTLFRELNSYYVDETNPEKLIKTSIDEMLESLDPYTTYIPEDDMEDFKFMTTGEYGGMGSLISRQGDYVVIAEPYEGFPAHLAGLKAGDKLLEINAVRVVGMPTSEVSDLLKGPPNTPLKLKIERPGTNKPINIELIRKKISINPVPYYGMISDKTGLIMLNNFTQNCAKEVSKALTDLKENSGAERFVLDLRGNPGGLMDEAVKIVNLFVKKGSEVVSTRGKVSQWDKVYRATSEPLDTISPLVVLINRGSASASEIVGGSLQDMDRAVLIGQRSFGKGLVQTTRPLSYNAKLKVTTAKYYIPSGRCIQALDYTHRNEDGSVGLIPDSLITEFKTAGGRSVFDGGGVSPDIIMENKKYGNISYALVAQNTMFEYATRFVLENDKINAPENFEISDEVYEKFKQYVATQKDFKYESATQDALKKLKEVAQREDYYKKSKTEFEQLEKMLTLDVQKDLNIFRKEVSKLLGSEIVKRYYHQKGAIKFALQDDQEVEKAIAIVEDSAAYNGILNGTVLSHAGDKRNVKATN; encoded by the coding sequence ATGAACATATTTAAAAAACAAAGCCGAATAAAGTGGATCGTTGGGTCGCTCATTGTTTTGGTGGTTGGTGGTAGTTTAGTTGGCTTTGCTAATAACGACAAGCGTAATTTTTCCATTGTTAAAAATCTCGATATCTACTACACGCTTTTCCGCGAACTCAATAGCTATTATGTAGACGAAACAAATCCCGAAAAGCTAATTAAAACCAGTATCGACGAAATGCTGGAATCGCTGGACCCCTACACCACCTATATCCCCGAGGACGATATGGAGGATTTCAAGTTTATGACCACCGGCGAGTACGGAGGCATGGGCTCCTTAATATCCCGACAGGGCGATTATGTGGTTATCGCCGAACCGTACGAAGGATTTCCTGCACATTTAGCCGGCTTAAAAGCCGGAGATAAACTGCTAGAGATAAATGCGGTACGTGTTGTGGGCATGCCCACTTCTGAGGTGAGTGACCTTTTAAAGGGACCACCCAACACACCGCTCAAGCTAAAAATTGAAAGACCGGGCACAAATAAACCCATTAACATTGAACTCATCCGCAAAAAAATATCCATTAATCCGGTTCCTTACTATGGTATGATTTCAGATAAAACGGGCTTGATTATGCTCAACAACTTTACGCAAAATTGTGCCAAAGAAGTGAGTAAAGCCCTCACCGACCTAAAAGAAAACAGTGGAGCAGAACGCTTTGTGCTGGACTTGCGTGGGAACCCGGGTGGCCTAATGGATGAAGCGGTTAAAATTGTTAACCTCTTTGTAAAAAAAGGTAGCGAAGTGGTTTCTACCCGTGGTAAAGTAAGCCAGTGGGACAAGGTATATCGTGCCACCTCCGAACCCTTGGACACCATTAGTCCTTTGGTAGTATTAATTAACAGGGGCTCGGCATCGGCCTCCGAAATTGTGGGCGGAAGTTTACAAGACATGGACAGAGCTGTATTGATTGGGCAGCGCTCCTTCGGCAAAGGGCTGGTACAAACTACCCGTCCGCTATCGTATAACGCCAAGCTAAAAGTTACTACGGCCAAGTATTATATTCCCAGTGGACGATGCATACAGGCATTGGACTATACACACCGTAACGAAGATGGAAGCGTAGGCCTTATTCCCGATTCCCTGATTACAGAGTTCAAAACAGCAGGTGGACGCTCCGTGTTCGACGGTGGGGGTGTTTCGCCTGATATTATAATGGAAAACAAAAAATACGGGAACATCTCGTACGCATTGGTGGCACAAAATACGATGTTTGAATATGCCACCCGGTTTGTGTTGGAAAATGATAAAATCAATGCCCCGGAAAACTTTGAGATATCAGATGAGGTGTACGAAAAATTTAAACAATATGTAGCCACTCAAAAAGATTTTAAGTACGAGTCGGCCACACAGGACGCCCTCAAAAAACTTAAAGAGGTTGCCCAACGCGAAGATTACTATAAAAAATCGAAAACGGAATTCGAGCAGTTGGAAAAGATGTTGACCCTTGACGTGCAAAAAGATTTAAATATCTTCCGAAAAGAGGTAAGTAAACTGTTGGGTAGCGAAATAGTTAAAAGGTATTACCATCAAAAAGGAGCCATCAAATTTGCCCTTCAGGATGACCAGGAAGTGGAAAAGGCCATAGCCATTGTGGAGGATTCTGCAGCATACAACGGCATTTTAAACGGAACGGTACTTAGCCACGCCGGCGACAAAAGAAACGTAAAAGCTACGAATTAA